The Candidatus Koribacter versatilis Ellin345 genome has a segment encoding these proteins:
- the smpB gene encoding SsrA-binding protein SmpB codes for MTRNPQPDRSKTAPKNAKRDPVASGERDASVNRAASHNYFLLDKYEAGVALRGTEVKSIRDGRANLKDAYGLVKENELWLINAHIGPYDAASYNNHAPLRTRKLLVKKREILKLLAASQQKGHTLIPTRMYFKNGRVKVELAVAKGKQLWDKRETDRRKTADRDAREAIARSRKS; via the coding sequence ATGACTCGCAATCCCCAACCCGATCGCAGTAAAACGGCGCCGAAAAATGCCAAGCGCGATCCCGTCGCCTCGGGTGAACGCGACGCCTCTGTCAACCGCGCCGCCTCGCACAACTACTTCCTGCTCGACAAGTACGAAGCCGGCGTAGCCCTGCGCGGAACCGAGGTCAAGTCCATCCGTGACGGCCGTGCCAATCTAAAGGACGCCTACGGCCTGGTGAAGGAAAACGAACTTTGGCTCATCAACGCCCATATCGGGCCATACGATGCCGCTAGCTACAACAACCATGCACCGCTGCGCACCCGGAAACTCCTGGTAAAAAAGCGCGAGATCCTGAAACTGCTTGCAGCCTCCCAACAAAAGGGCCACACCCTCATCCCCACCCGGATGTACTTCAAGAACGGCAGGGTGAAGGTCGAACTCGCCGTCGCCAAAGGCAAACAGCTTTGGGATAAGCGCGAAACCGACCGCCGCAAGACCGCCGATCGCGATGCGCGCGAAGCCATCGCCCGCAGCCGCAAGAGCTAG
- a CDS encoding cohesin domain-containing protein, giving the protein MKRLKGVAALLFVVVLAALPVIGDKAPSLYDKGKDAEARQDYEAAYEYYNEAYKLHPKDVRLRANAERAKFLAASSHVHRGQILRDAGKMQDALAEFQKAAAIDPSSFIAVQEVRRTQQMIEEAEHPAPQSLNTGDVLTNRIQQAAGPVDLAPISNVPITLRLSEDSKIVYESICKLAGINVLFDPDYTSRRVTIQLNGVTLQDALGIVALESKTFWRPITPNTIFIAADTPAKRKELEQNVVRTFYLSNLSQPTELQDLVNTIRTIVEVNRVQQLPTQGAIVVRGTPDQVALVQKLIDDIDKARPEVVVEVAVMQVSKTKMRNLGIQPPSSISVSMASNLSSNNNNNNNNNNNNGNGNGNGTGTGTDNSNGGISLNDLAHLNATNFILTVPTATANFLFSDADTKLIQNPSIRAVDGQKATLKIGDRIPVATGSFQPGIGGVGINPLVNTQFNYIDVGVNIDITPRIHANNEVSMKLVLDVSSVTGYQNIGGIQQPTIGQRKIEHEIRLKDGEINLLGGILQSEDDKTIAGLPYLSQIPLLRYFFSTDNKTKSDSEVVFVVIPHIVRGYDVNRSNTRAVDVGTGSAIQLTRIPVQPAAAAPAQSQPAGQPHGVPQSKNDPAQGAPNGAVLSFDPATVDVPVGSTVAVNVAIAGGQNVYSVPVQIGYDPKTLSLVNVSNGNFLSRDGQVVALVHRDDPITGQVQVTATRPPGAAGVSGEGQVFTLTFMAKAPGASQLSIHQAVLRDTAQQKIPATGSQAMITVH; this is encoded by the coding sequence ATGAAACGGCTCAAAGGGGTAGCAGCGCTGCTATTTGTGGTTGTCCTGGCAGCACTCCCCGTCATTGGCGACAAGGCTCCTTCTTTATACGACAAAGGGAAGGACGCTGAGGCGCGGCAAGACTACGAGGCGGCGTACGAGTACTACAACGAGGCCTACAAACTTCATCCGAAGGACGTTCGCCTGCGGGCCAACGCGGAACGCGCTAAGTTCCTGGCGGCTTCTTCGCACGTACACCGCGGGCAGATTCTTCGCGACGCCGGAAAAATGCAGGATGCACTCGCCGAGTTCCAGAAGGCAGCCGCCATTGATCCGTCGAGCTTTATTGCCGTGCAGGAAGTGCGGCGAACGCAGCAGATGATCGAGGAGGCGGAGCATCCCGCGCCGCAATCGCTCAATACCGGGGACGTCCTCACAAATCGCATTCAGCAGGCTGCTGGGCCAGTGGACCTGGCGCCGATCTCGAATGTTCCGATTACTCTGCGCCTGTCGGAAGACTCCAAGATCGTTTACGAGTCGATCTGCAAACTCGCTGGCATCAACGTCCTTTTCGATCCCGATTACACGTCGCGTCGCGTCACGATCCAGTTGAATGGCGTGACGCTACAGGATGCGCTCGGTATTGTTGCATTGGAATCGAAGACATTTTGGCGGCCCATTACCCCGAACACAATTTTCATCGCGGCTGATACTCCGGCGAAGCGGAAGGAATTAGAGCAGAACGTAGTCCGCACTTTTTATCTTTCCAATCTTTCGCAGCCGACGGAGTTACAGGACCTGGTGAACACGATCCGTACGATCGTGGAAGTGAATCGCGTGCAGCAGTTGCCGACGCAGGGCGCGATCGTGGTGCGCGGCACTCCCGACCAGGTCGCCCTGGTTCAGAAGCTGATTGACGATATTGATAAGGCGCGGCCGGAAGTTGTTGTGGAAGTGGCGGTGATGCAGGTTTCGAAGACCAAGATGCGGAACCTTGGCATCCAGCCACCGTCCAGTATTTCGGTGTCGATGGCCTCAAACCTAAGCAGTAACAACAATAACAATAACAACAACAATAACAATAACGGCAACGGAAACGGAAACGGCACGGGAACTGGTACCGACAACAGTAACGGCGGGATCAGCCTCAACGATCTCGCCCACCTCAATGCCACGAATTTTATTCTCACCGTTCCGACGGCAACGGCGAATTTCCTCTTTAGTGATGCCGATACGAAGCTCATTCAGAATCCGAGCATTCGCGCGGTGGACGGACAGAAGGCGACGCTGAAGATCGGCGATCGAATTCCGGTGGCGACTGGTTCATTCCAGCCTGGCATCGGCGGTGTGGGTATCAACCCGCTGGTGAACACGCAGTTCAACTACATTGACGTGGGCGTCAACATCGACATCACGCCGCGCATTCACGCCAATAATGAAGTCTCGATGAAGCTGGTCCTCGATGTCTCATCGGTTACGGGATACCAGAACATCGGCGGCATTCAACAGCCGACAATTGGACAGCGCAAGATCGAGCACGAGATTCGCCTGAAGGATGGCGAGATCAACCTGCTGGGCGGCATCCTCCAGAGTGAAGACGATAAAACGATTGCTGGATTGCCCTACCTCTCACAGATTCCACTGTTGCGCTACTTCTTCAGCACGGACAACAAGACGAAGAGCGATTCCGAAGTAGTGTTCGTGGTGATTCCGCACATCGTGCGTGGCTACGACGTGAATCGGTCCAATACGCGGGCTGTGGATGTGGGAACAGGTTCCGCGATCCAATTGACCCGGATTCCGGTGCAGCCGGCTGCCGCGGCGCCTGCGCAGAGCCAACCAGCCGGGCAGCCGCACGGAGTGCCGCAGTCGAAGAATGATCCTGCACAGGGAGCGCCGAATGGCGCGGTGCTGAGCTTCGACCCCGCGACGGTGGATGTTCCGGTCGGCTCGACAGTAGCTGTGAATGTCGCAATCGCCGGAGGACAGAACGTGTATTCGGTTCCAGTGCAGATTGGGTACGATCCGAAGACGCTGTCGCTGGTGAATGTTTCCAACGGCAATTTCCTCAGTCGCGATGGGCAGGTGGTGGCGCTAGTACACCGTGACGATCCGATTACGGGCCAGGTACAGGTGACGGCGACGAGACCACCGGGCGCCGCCGGAGTGTCCGGGGAAGGGCAGGTGTTCACGCTGACCTTTATGGCGAAGGCTCCCGGGGCGTCGCAATTGAGTATTCACCAGGCGGTTTTGCGGGATACAGCGCAACAAAAGATTCCGGCGACCGGTTCGCAGGCAATGATTACCGTGCACTAA
- a CDS encoding type II secretion system protein, translating to MRIFRTTRGRGFTMVELIVAIAVIAILAGAAIPVARNVIKRQKERELRYDLWEIRDAIDRYKDAADRGAFQVKLGSEGYPSDLESLVKGVDANGKKLKFLRHIPIDPMTNSTEWGFRSLQDDPDSTSWGGQNIFDVYTKSTGVALDGTKYAEW from the coding sequence TTGAGAATATTTCGTACAACTCGGGGCCGCGGGTTCACGATGGTCGAGCTCATCGTGGCAATCGCGGTGATCGCGATTCTGGCTGGCGCCGCCATACCCGTAGCGCGCAACGTGATCAAGCGTCAGAAAGAACGGGAGTTGCGGTACGACCTTTGGGAGATTCGGGACGCGATCGATCGTTATAAAGACGCGGCGGATCGGGGAGCATTCCAGGTCAAGCTTGGTTCGGAAGGTTATCCATCGGATCTTGAGTCGCTGGTTAAAGGTGTGGACGCAAACGGCAAGAAGCTCAAGTTCCTGCGACACATCCCGATCGACCCGATGACCAACAGCACCGAGTGGGGTTTCCGCTCGCTTCAGGACGATCCGGATTCAACGTCGTGGGGCGGGCAGAATATTTTCGATGTGTACACGAAATCGACGGGAGTGGCCCTGGACGGGACGAAATACGCGGAATGGTAA
- a CDS encoding type IV pilin protein, giving the protein MRRRQRGFTLIELMIVMSIIVILLGIAIPNYRNSIIRARESVLKDDLFTMRSVIDQYTLDKQKAPQSLDDLVSAGYLKSIPKDPMTNGTEWQTVQEDSLMSVDQQEPGIVDVHSTSNATASDGSTYSSW; this is encoded by the coding sequence ATGAGACGACGACAACGCGGATTCACCCTGATCGAGTTGATGATCGTGATGAGCATCATCGTCATCCTGCTCGGGATTGCCATTCCCAACTACCGGAATTCGATCATCCGCGCACGTGAGAGCGTTCTGAAGGATGACTTGTTCACGATGCGGTCGGTGATTGACCAATACACGCTGGACAAGCAGAAAGCGCCCCAGTCTCTGGATGACCTCGTCTCCGCCGGGTATTTGAAGTCGATTCCGAAAGACCCAATGACGAACGGGACTGAGTGGCAAACGGTCCAGGAAGACAGCCTCATGTCCGTGGATCAACAGGAGCCGGGCATTGTGGACGTCCACAGCACGTCGAACGCTACGGCCTCAGACGGGTCCACCTACAGCAGTTGGTAA
- a CDS encoding pilus assembly FimT family protein, translating to MHVRRGERGFSMLELAIVVAITLIAGSIVFMSTREAIKNQRGERALQDMLGVTRSARQLAIDRRRVFKVAYGASPASITVTVTPATNSSGGCTAATSQWPDSPATANPPDKIDGFYDFLFVTGAPNSATTAPDGLGAGKTAGVNFTSTLDTTSVCFYPDGSARDSNNQYSSGLIYVAPTTAADPNTTSRLNSMRAMTIFGPTGRISGWKLSQTSSGLRWKQW from the coding sequence ATGCACGTGAGACGAGGCGAGCGCGGATTCAGTATGCTCGAGTTGGCCATCGTGGTTGCGATCACACTCATCGCGGGAAGCATCGTGTTCATGTCGACGCGGGAAGCGATCAAAAACCAGCGCGGTGAGCGCGCGTTGCAAGACATGCTGGGAGTGACCCGCTCAGCGCGTCAGTTGGCCATCGATCGACGGCGCGTATTTAAGGTCGCGTACGGCGCTTCGCCAGCGTCGATCACGGTCACGGTGACCCCAGCCACCAACTCCAGCGGCGGTTGTACGGCAGCGACGAGCCAGTGGCCCGACTCGCCGGCTACCGCGAATCCTCCCGACAAAATTGATGGCTTTTACGACTTTCTATTCGTTACGGGAGCACCGAATTCCGCTACGACGGCGCCCGATGGTCTCGGCGCAGGCAAGACCGCTGGGGTGAACTTCACTTCGACGCTCGACACAACATCGGTCTGTTTCTATCCCGATGGCAGCGCGCGTGACTCGAACAACCAGTACAGCAGCGGCTTGATCTATGTTGCGCCGACCACGGCAGCGGATCCGAATACGACTTCGCGTCTCAACTCGATGCGCGCTATGACAATCTTTGGGCCTACTGGCCGTATTAGTGGTTGGAAGCTCAGCCAGACCTCTTCTGGTCTGCGGTGGAAGCAGTGGTAA